From one Thalassoroseus pseudoceratinae genomic stretch:
- a CDS encoding AAA family ATPase, with the protein MNFHEQEQTPTELREVRPSSFSHVIGQDHVKQALQIAVDAHFHEGASKPLEDILLCGPPGLGKTALVSVLADELGCDSNFTEVLAQSITNTAELNSALLGVSKGILFLDEIHLLNSAHQTALLRILERRCIEISNGKTVTSLPLAPFCLVGATTNPEGLVAPLVDRFRLVLHLDFYDEIQLAKIVQQRCHALRWEYDPELLPEIAKCARQTPRIAIRLLGAARRVAVAQGANRVEVGHLLYACRIERISSRGLDNFQQKYLRLLGTSSQRLNVLASMLGVTSAKVVTATIEPFLLRSAFVVKTDNGLRQLSQAGRDHLAEIEALNE; encoded by the coding sequence GTGAACTTTCACGAGCAGGAACAAACACCGACCGAACTGCGTGAAGTGCGGCCTTCAAGCTTCTCGCACGTTATCGGTCAGGATCACGTCAAACAAGCATTGCAGATCGCTGTCGATGCGCACTTCCATGAAGGTGCGAGTAAACCACTCGAAGACATCTTGCTCTGCGGCCCGCCCGGATTGGGTAAGACAGCGTTGGTCTCTGTTTTGGCGGACGAACTTGGTTGCGATTCGAATTTCACTGAGGTCTTGGCCCAGAGCATCACCAACACAGCGGAATTGAACTCTGCACTTCTCGGTGTTTCTAAAGGCATCCTGTTCTTGGACGAAATCCATCTGCTGAATTCGGCTCACCAAACAGCGTTGCTCAGAATTTTGGAGCGGCGTTGCATCGAGATCAGCAACGGCAAGACAGTTACGTCCTTGCCCCTCGCCCCTTTTTGTCTGGTCGGTGCGACGACAAACCCGGAAGGTCTCGTGGCACCGCTTGTGGACAGATTCCGGCTCGTGCTTCATTTGGATTTTTACGACGAAATCCAGCTTGCCAAGATTGTCCAGCAGCGCTGCCACGCACTTCGTTGGGAGTACGACCCCGAGCTACTGCCTGAGATCGCCAAGTGTGCAAGGCAGACACCTCGAATTGCGATCAGATTGCTTGGTGCGGCTCGCCGAGTGGCTGTCGCTCAAGGCGCAAACAGGGTTGAAGTCGGGCACCTCCTATACGCTTGTCGGATTGAGCGGATTTCGTCCAGAGGTCTCGACAATTTCCAACAGAAGTATCTGCGTTTGCTCGGAACATCGAGCCAGCGACTCAACGTACTGGCGTCGATGCTGGGCGTGACGAGTGCAAAAGTTGTAACGGCAACCATCGAACCGTTCCTTTTGCGTTCGGCGTTTGTGGTCAAAACCGACAACGGCCTGCGGCAGTTGAGTCAGGCTGGCCGAGACCACCTTGCCGAGATCGAGGCTCTGAATGAATGA
- a CDS encoding tyrosine-type recombinase/integrase has protein sequence MTENNANGVPQNEKAKSEIVSQIARIVRKHGLTYDDWRYVSKRVRQACELRPAKKPKKLPNVLNATDFRRFYRVVDQADDVQHSLMLRLLFFTGVRVSELCQMQVADVDVENCKIRINQGKGSKDRYVLFGKTFATTLRTHIAAHPKNRWLFQTRRNTRFSTRRVQQIVKDYAEKAGVKATPHTFRHQAITWLTRHSGLADAELQLITGHARRETLAIYQNIALDGDLEEKYHEAMKKADL, from the coding sequence ATGACCGAAAACAACGCCAACGGCGTGCCACAAAACGAAAAAGCGAAATCGGAAATTGTCTCGCAGATCGCCCGGATCGTTCGCAAGCACGGTCTGACCTACGATGACTGGCGGTACGTTAGCAAGCGAGTCCGACAAGCGTGTGAGCTTCGACCGGCGAAGAAACCAAAGAAACTGCCCAACGTTCTCAACGCCACCGACTTTCGCCGGTTCTATCGTGTCGTCGATCAAGCCGACGATGTGCAGCACTCGCTGATGTTGCGGCTACTGTTCTTCACCGGCGTTCGTGTAAGTGAACTCTGCCAGATGCAGGTCGCCGATGTGGACGTGGAGAACTGCAAAATCAGGATCAATCAGGGGAAGGGTAGTAAAGACCGCTACGTTCTATTCGGTAAGACCTTCGCCACTACCTTGCGGACGCACATTGCCGCCCATCCCAAGAACCGTTGGCTGTTCCAAACTCGCCGCAACACGAGGTTCTCGACCCGGCGAGTCCAGCAGATTGTGAAGGATTACGCCGAGAAAGCGGGAGTGAAGGCCACCCCGCACACATTCCGCCACCAAGCCATAACTTGGTTAACACGACATTCTGGTCTGGCCGACGCCGAGCTTCAACTCATCACCGGCCACGCACGTCGGGAGACGCTTGCCATCTACCAGAACATCGCACTCGATGGCGACTTGGAGGAGAAGTACCACGAGGCCATGAAGAAGGCCGATCTTTAG
- a CDS encoding DUF5677 domain-containing protein, translating to MSDEDKQSSTDQSYADMFSESLSKHLSSIEPFVIERRKAAIKSDGAYNVLLRASFSKCFEFNTVAARTLADHCPSFFLAPTLRGICEDIIVLRAWRDASSADRNGLAFELVAMRLTSNLAIQQKFFSANRPFQPILAPPKNSPEESQTIAKVQQLWSRVGFNLGGKKVAPTTRDLAERHGMLELYEYIYSITSDMVHFNPNVLMRSGWGPEADAEMQFSPRNFEDYYRHFCTVYGAYLLLLYFNTFHDFILPPPEVQEAVKMIQQDLDLLPRWPEIVTPEEMNRDAPDYRKAAFMATLFHALKRSDNSTESEE from the coding sequence ATGAGCGATGAAGACAAACAAAGTTCAACAGACCAATCCTATGCGGACATGTTCAGCGAATCGCTTTCGAAGCATCTTTCCTCGATAGAACCTTTCGTGATTGAGCGAAGGAAGGCAGCGATCAAAAGCGACGGTGCATATAACGTCCTTCTGCGAGCGTCCTTTTCGAAGTGCTTTGAGTTCAACACCGTGGCGGCGAGGACTCTGGCCGACCATTGCCCTTCATTTTTCCTTGCGCCGACGCTGCGAGGTATTTGCGAAGACATTATCGTCCTTCGTGCGTGGCGTGATGCTTCGAGTGCCGACAGAAATGGTCTGGCTTTCGAACTTGTTGCAATGCGACTTACATCAAATCTGGCAATTCAGCAAAAGTTTTTTTCTGCGAATCGGCCATTTCAACCAATACTTGCTCCCCCGAAAAATTCTCCAGAAGAAAGTCAGACCATCGCTAAGGTGCAACAACTATGGAGTCGTGTAGGCTTTAATTTGGGTGGAAAGAAGGTGGCTCCCACGACAAGAGATTTGGCAGAACGGCATGGAATGCTTGAGTTATACGAGTACATCTATTCAATCACATCAGACATGGTTCATTTCAATCCAAATGTTCTCATGAGATCGGGATGGGGACCGGAAGCGGATGCTGAGATGCAATTCAGCCCCCGCAACTTTGAAGACTACTACCGGCATTTTTGCACGGTTTACGGAGCGTACTTACTGCTGCTCTATTTCAATACATTCCACGACTTCATTTTGCCTCCACCGGAAGTGCAAGAGGCCGTCAAGATGATCCAACAAGATTTGGACCTACTACCGAGGTGGCCAGAAATCGTTACGCCCGAAGAGATGAATCGGGACGCTCCTGATTATCGGAAAGCAGCATTTATGGCGACCTTGTTTCATGCTTTGAAGCGAAGCGACAATTCAACTGAGTCGGAAGAGTGA
- a CDS encoding endonuclease/exonuclease/phosphatase family protein, translating to MSISRRQFCTAVGAAGLSTVVLPAFADDTKQQTLRVIAYNIYACKGWPADRLLAKKAVEKGQMAKRLAMELALYEPDIINFSESPTESITKEVAKHLGMNHVRFPSGGNWPGTLLSKYEITSSENVPLGYERPKDLFTRHWGRGTVKLPNGESLIVHSAHLYPVADPTVRLKEIKAMLAAMKDDLESGRSMLLIGDLNHGPDSEEYKLWIDAGWIDTFAKVGEGQGSTIKADDPKYRIDYVMATGPIAEQISESRPLFEGAFRLNIADENSFALSDHLPQLAVFGEEK from the coding sequence ATGTCGATTTCAAGACGCCAATTCTGCACCGCAGTTGGTGCTGCCGGACTTTCAACCGTTGTTCTTCCAGCGTTCGCAGATGACACGAAGCAGCAAACGCTGCGAGTCATCGCTTACAACATTTATGCTTGCAAAGGCTGGCCAGCAGACCGCCTGTTGGCAAAGAAAGCGGTCGAGAAAGGTCAGATGGCGAAGCGGTTGGCGATGGAACTGGCCTTGTATGAGCCGGACATCATCAACTTTTCTGAGTCACCAACCGAATCGATTACGAAGGAAGTCGCCAAGCATCTCGGCATGAACCATGTCCGTTTTCCAAGCGGCGGTAACTGGCCGGGAACGCTGCTCAGCAAGTACGAGATCACCAGTTCAGAAAACGTTCCGCTCGGGTACGAGCGTCCGAAAGACTTGTTCACTCGGCACTGGGGACGAGGTACGGTCAAGTTGCCCAACGGTGAGTCTTTGATCGTTCACTCGGCTCACCTCTATCCGGTTGCCGATCCGACCGTCCGCCTGAAAGAGATCAAGGCGATGCTGGCAGCGATGAAGGACGACCTCGAATCAGGCCGCTCGATGTTGCTGATCGGCGACCTGAACCACGGCCCGGATTCCGAGGAATACAAGCTTTGGATCGACGCTGGCTGGATCGATACCTTCGCCAAAGTGGGCGAAGGTCAAGGTTCGACAATCAAGGCCGACGATCCCAAGTATCGCATCGATTATGTCATGGCAACTGGCCCGATTGCCGAGCAGATCAGCGAATCGAGACCACTGTTTGAGGGAGCGTTCCGCCTGAACATCGCCGACGAGAACTCGTTCGCCCTCAGCGATCACCTTCCCCAGTTGGCCGTGTTCGGCGAAGAGAAATGA
- a CDS encoding helix-turn-helix transcriptional regulator, with product MTDNKLLTSALQTLGPKLFSRISQSEMCEALGLLDQKQLAARLGLSYEAFRWRVSKGRLPKPAVKLMRRAYYTADQVDALEMREAHSNNSAAKNKEENNGSSKR from the coding sequence ATGACAGACAACAAACTACTCACATCCGCACTTCAGACTCTCGGCCCCAAACTCTTCTCCCGCATCTCACAGTCGGAGATGTGTGAAGCCTTGGGACTTTTGGACCAAAAACAATTGGCGGCTCGGCTGGGTCTCAGCTACGAGGCGTTCCGCTGGCGGGTTTCCAAAGGAAGACTGCCAAAGCCAGCGGTGAAACTGATGCGGCGTGCTTACTACACCGCCGATCAAGTGGATGCTCTTGAAATGCGGGAGGCTCACTCAAACAATTCGGCAGCCAAAAACAAGGAGGAAAACAATGGCTCGTCGAAAAGGTAA